In Novosphingobium sp. MMS21-SN21R, a single genomic region encodes these proteins:
- a CDS encoding AI-2E family transporter — MDDPALPDPNIGPADIPDGLVKREAKKAAVWLGVAALFALAVLLAQPIMVIIGGIVFAAMIDGGQRLIARVAPFLPRGVRITLVLLGAVGFLAWLVTFAGGQIAAQAAQFPAVLETQIARLSALAQSHGITIKDFNLQQVAAQVLGSVGQVTRALGGIFGGFTTAFLIFILAIYFVIEPDIYRRGFAWMMPEESRKHFEGTAVRMGKALRMLLFGRLIGMTVEGVATWALLAWWGVPMAALLGLLTGLLAFLPNIGAPISGLLMVLVGFSGGTEMGLFCLAVYVVVQTVDGNIIVPMVAKRTADLAPALVLGAQLVFGLLFGILGLMLADPIVAMIKIALERQAERNDANRTPD; from the coding sequence ATGGACGACCCCGCCCTGCCTGACCCGAACATCGGCCCGGCCGACATTCCTGACGGGCTTGTCAAGCGCGAGGCGAAGAAGGCGGCGGTGTGGCTCGGGGTGGCGGCGCTGTTCGCTCTGGCGGTGTTGCTGGCGCAGCCGATCATGGTGATCATCGGCGGGATCGTGTTTGCGGCGATGATCGATGGCGGACAGCGATTGATCGCGCGGGTCGCGCCATTCCTGCCGCGCGGGGTGCGGATCACGCTGGTGCTGCTGGGCGCGGTTGGATTTCTGGCTTGGCTGGTGACATTCGCTGGCGGGCAGATCGCGGCGCAGGCCGCCCAGTTCCCGGCGGTGCTGGAAACTCAGATCGCCCGGCTCAGCGCTCTGGCGCAGAGCCACGGCATCACGATCAAGGATTTCAACCTTCAACAGGTCGCTGCCCAGGTACTCGGCAGCGTCGGACAGGTGACGCGCGCGCTCGGCGGGATTTTCGGCGGGTTCACCACAGCTTTCCTGATCTTCATTCTGGCGATCTACTTCGTGATCGAACCGGACATCTATCGGCGCGGCTTTGCGTGGATGATGCCCGAAGAGAGCCGCAAGCATTTCGAGGGCACCGCCGTGCGCATGGGCAAGGCGCTGCGGATGCTGCTTTTCGGGCGCCTGATCGGCATGACCGTGGAAGGCGTGGCGACATGGGCGCTGCTGGCATGGTGGGGCGTGCCGATGGCCGCGCTGCTCGGGCTGCTCACCGGGTTGCTGGCGTTCCTGCCCAACATAGGCGCGCCGATTTCCGGGCTGCTGATGGTGCTGGTCGGCTTTTCGGGCGGGACCGAGATGGGGCTGTTCTGCCTTGCCGTCTATGTGGTCGTCCAGACCGTGGACGGCAATATCATCGTGCCGATGGTGGCCAAACGCACCGCCGACCTTGCGCCCGCGCTGGTGCTGGGCGCGCAGCTGGTGTTCGGCCTGCTGTTCGGCATTCTCGGTCTGATGCTGGCCGATCCGATCGTGGCGATGATCAAGATCGCGCTTGAGCGGCAGGCCGAGCGCAACGACGCCAATCGCACCCCGGACTGA
- the lepB gene encoding signal peptidase I, giving the protein MTDLPSEQPVTQVSPPPPPPESGVNWWAEIRGLIAMLLAVMIFHSFIAKPFYIPSISMMPNLLVGDRLVVSKYPYGWSWVSASFHVMPRGDKRVLPGTPQYGDIVIAVPPDRDEDYIKRVVGLPGDRIAVIHGQIILNGKLVPQQVEPPVQIPVDPDLNCDGAPCYDMFERYRTRLADGREVYELPAFRETLPNGASYVIIDHTDQFLDNYPETLIPEGHVFLMGDNRDHSADSRAPIEEKGLGGPVPLANVGGRAEFITFSLNGSERLNPLTWWAALRDGRAWSRLRPEIRRQPQQDGGTEK; this is encoded by the coding sequence TTGACCGATCTACCTTCCGAACAGCCCGTTACGCAGGTCAGTCCCCCTCCCCCGCCGCCCGAGAGCGGCGTAAACTGGTGGGCGGAGATTCGCGGGTTGATCGCGATGCTGCTGGCGGTGATGATCTTCCACAGCTTCATCGCCAAGCCGTTCTACATCCCGTCGATCTCGATGATGCCCAATCTGCTGGTGGGCGACCGGCTGGTGGTTTCGAAGTATCCCTACGGCTGGTCGTGGGTCTCGGCCTCGTTCCACGTGATGCCGCGCGGGGACAAGCGCGTGCTGCCGGGAACGCCGCAATATGGCGACATCGTGATTGCAGTGCCGCCTGACCGCGACGAGGACTACATCAAACGAGTGGTCGGCCTGCCGGGGGACCGGATCGCGGTGATCCACGGGCAGATCATCCTCAACGGCAAACTCGTGCCGCAACAGGTTGAACCGCCGGTGCAAATTCCGGTTGATCCCGATCTCAACTGCGATGGCGCGCCGTGCTACGACATGTTCGAGCGCTATCGCACGCGTCTGGCCGACGGGCGCGAGGTCTATGAACTGCCCGCTTTCCGCGAGACGCTGCCGAACGGCGCAAGCTACGTGATCATCGATCACACCGACCAGTTCCTCGACAACTATCCTGAAACCCTGATCCCGGAGGGGCATGTGTTCCTGATGGGCGACAACCGCGACCATTCGGCAGACAGCCGTGCGCCCATCGAGGAAAAGGGTCTTGGCGGTCCGGTGCCGCTGGCCAATGTCGGCGGGCGCGCGGAGTTCATCACTTTCTCTCTGAACGGCAGCGAGAGGCTCAATCCGCTGACCTGGTGGGCGGCCTTGCGTGATGGGCGGGCTTGGAGCAGGCTGCGCCCGGAAATTCGCCGCCAGCCGCAACAGGACGGCGGCACGGAGAAGTGA
- a CDS encoding PaaI family thioesterase gives MESTPNTAGGRPAIPQDAVFDASLIGTFVMNHGHTGFIGMAFRDHGDDWVELALPWREDLVGDPETGVLASGPIISLLDMATSMSVWALRQGFRPQVTLDLRIDYLRAATPGKTVIARAECYQLKQSMAFVRGIAHDGDADDPVAHVAGIFIQVEGNAWARNPGSAT, from the coding sequence ATGGAAAGCACCCCTAACACGGCCGGAGGCCGGCCTGCTATCCCGCAGGATGCGGTATTCGATGCCTCGCTGATCGGCACGTTCGTGATGAACCACGGCCATACCGGTTTTATCGGGATGGCTTTTCGGGACCACGGAGACGACTGGGTCGAACTCGCCCTGCCCTGGCGCGAGGACCTCGTTGGCGATCCTGAAACCGGCGTACTGGCTTCCGGTCCGATCATCAGCCTGCTCGATATGGCTACATCCATGTCCGTCTGGGCCTTGCGCCAAGGCTTTCGCCCGCAAGTGACGCTGGATCTGCGGATTGACTACTTGCGCGCGGCGACACCGGGAAAGACCGTAATAGCGCGCGCCGAATGCTACCAACTCAAGCAGTCGATGGCATTCGTGCGGGGAATTGCCCATGATGGCGACGCGGACGACCCGGTCGCCCACGTGGCGGGGATATTCATTCAGGTCGAGGGGAACGCCTGGGCCCGCAATCCGGGGAGCGCAACATGA
- the purN gene encoding phosphoribosylglycinamide formyltransferase produces MADRTPVAVFISGSGTNMAALLYASRAADCPYEVVLVLSNNPDASGLKLAEAEGVATFCLPHQGIPRAEHDALMEAQVLASGAQVIALAGYMRILSPEFTGRWEGRMLNIHPSLLPKYKGLHTHDRAIEAGDSHGGCSVHLVTAELDDGPILGQTPVAIIPGDTGDTLAGRVLFAEHQLYSRVLAKFVARGSDPVWLLDKCRALAAALPQVEERESHGAPGWRVGGKYFAYFNDQHHGTDHIAVLVKTSGPDELAALVEQDPDVWFRPAYYGASGWAGLILNRADVDWEHVADWLRRSWTAVAPRRLAAMMEF; encoded by the coding sequence TTGGCTGACCGCACGCCTGTCGCCGTATTCATATCGGGCAGCGGGACCAATATGGCCGCGCTGCTCTATGCAAGCCGTGCGGCGGACTGCCCTTACGAAGTTGTGTTGGTGCTTTCCAACAACCCGGACGCCTCGGGATTGAAGCTGGCCGAGGCAGAGGGCGTTGCTACCTTCTGCCTGCCCCACCAAGGCATTCCCCGCGCCGAGCATGACGCGCTGATGGAAGCGCAAGTGCTGGCGTCGGGCGCACAAGTTATCGCGCTGGCCGGATACATGCGCATACTCAGCCCCGAATTCACCGGGCGCTGGGAGGGGCGGATGCTCAACATCCATCCCTCGTTGCTGCCCAAGTACAAGGGCCTTCACACGCACGACCGCGCCATCGAGGCGGGTGATTCGCATGGCGGGTGCAGCGTGCATCTGGTCACCGCCGAACTCGATGACGGGCCGATCCTGGGCCAGACGCCCGTGGCGATCATTCCAGGCGATACCGGCGACACGCTGGCGGGCCGCGTGCTGTTTGCCGAGCATCAGCTCTATTCGCGTGTGCTGGCCAAGTTCGTGGCGCGTGGCAGCGATCCCGTCTGGTTGCTGGACAAGTGCCGCGCGCTCGCCGCCGCCCTGCCGCAAGTCGAGGAGCGCGAAAGCCACGGCGCGCCCGGCTGGCGCGTGGGTGGCAAATATTTCGCCTATTTCAACGACCAGCACCACGGCACCGATCATATCGCCGTGCTGGTAAAGACCAGCGGACCGGACGAACTGGCTGCGCTGGTCGAGCAAGACCCCGATGTCTGGTTCCGCCCGGCCTATTACGGCGCGAGCGGCTGGGCCGGGCTGATTCTCAATCGCGCCGATGTCGATTGGGAGCACGTTGCAGACTGGTTGCGCCGCAGCTGGACCGCAGTGGCT
- a CDS encoding PaaI family thioesterase: MSDDALALLSGKLPPYARSLGVRLDRLQDGVPVLAMDFSDRTLGRPGYLHGGAIAGLLEMAAIMALRADLGAEDANIRTKPVNISVEYLRGGIMVPTFAQGQVIRAGRRIANVRAEAWQDNRDKPLASCWMNFLLKPKEA; the protein is encoded by the coding sequence ATGAGCGACGACGCTCTTGCCCTCTTGTCCGGAAAGCTGCCGCCCTATGCGCGGTCCTTGGGCGTGCGCCTGGATCGGTTGCAGGACGGCGTGCCGGTGCTGGCGATGGATTTCTCGGACCGCACGCTTGGCCGTCCCGGCTATCTCCATGGTGGCGCGATTGCGGGGTTGCTTGAAATGGCGGCGATCATGGCACTGCGTGCGGATCTTGGGGCGGAAGATGCCAATATCCGGACCAAGCCGGTCAACATCTCGGTCGAATATCTGCGCGGCGGAATCATGGTGCCGACATTCGCGCAAGGACAGGTAATCCGCGCGGGGCGGCGCATCGCCAACGTGCGCGCCGAAGCGTGGCAGGACAACCGCGACAAGCCGCTGGCGAGTTGCTGGATGAACTTCCTGCTCAAACCGAAAGAGGCCTAA
- the purM gene encoding phosphoribosylformylglycinamidine cyclo-ligase — protein sequence MSDQDQKPQSYSYAQAGVNIAAGNALVKAIGPLAKSTARPGADAELGGFGGFFDLRAAGYKDPLLVAGNDGVGTKVKLAIDHDRHDAIGIDLVAMCVNDLIVQGAEPLFFLDYFATGRLDNGVAERVVAGIAEGCRIAGCALIGGETAEMPGMYADGDYDLAGFCVGAVERGEQLTGDRVAAGDVLLGLASSGVHSNGYSLVRRLAADKGWKLDRPALFDNERLLIDYLIEPTRIYVKTLLPFIRAGRIHALAHITGGGLLENVPRVLPKGLHARIDADSWEQSRLMAFLQAQGNIEPEEMARTFNCGVGMVLAVAPDEAQALAADLSAAGETVFRIGEIVSGEKGCTVTGSVDTWSAREPWEAVHLG from the coding sequence ATGAGCGATCAGGATCAAAAGCCGCAGAGCTACAGCTACGCCCAGGCCGGCGTGAACATTGCCGCAGGCAACGCATTGGTCAAGGCCATCGGCCCGCTGGCCAAGTCTACCGCACGCCCCGGCGCGGACGCGGAACTCGGCGGTTTCGGCGGGTTCTTCGACTTGCGCGCGGCAGGCTACAAGGACCCGTTGCTGGTGGCGGGCAACGACGGCGTAGGCACCAAGGTCAAGCTGGCGATCGACCATGACCGCCATGACGCAATTGGCATCGATCTGGTGGCAATGTGCGTGAACGACCTTATCGTGCAAGGCGCAGAGCCGCTGTTCTTCCTCGATTACTTCGCCACCGGTCGCCTCGACAACGGAGTCGCCGAGCGGGTCGTGGCAGGCATTGCCGAGGGCTGCAGGATCGCCGGATGCGCGCTGATCGGCGGCGAAACCGCGGAAATGCCGGGCATGTATGCCGATGGCGACTACGACCTTGCGGGCTTCTGCGTTGGCGCGGTGGAGCGCGGCGAGCAGCTTACCGGTGACCGCGTGGCCGCTGGCGACGTGCTGCTGGGCCTCGCCTCATCGGGCGTGCATTCGAACGGCTATTCGCTGGTACGGCGCCTTGCCGCCGACAAGGGCTGGAAGCTGGACCGCCCCGCGCTGTTCGACAACGAGCGCCTGCTGATCGACTACCTGATCGAGCCGACTCGGATATATGTGAAGACGCTGCTGCCGTTCATCCGGGCCGGGCGCATTCACGCACTGGCCCACATCACCGGCGGCGGGCTGCTCGAAAACGTGCCGCGCGTGCTGCCCAAGGGCCTTCATGCGCGGATCGATGCCGATAGCTGGGAGCAGAGCCGCTTGATGGCGTTCCTGCAGGCGCAGGGCAATATCGAGCCCGAGGAAATGGCGCGCACGTTCAATTGCGGCGTGGGCATGGTGCTGGCCGTGGCTCCGGACGAGGCCCAAGCGCTCGCCGCAGACCTTTCCGCAGCGGGCGAGACGGTTTTCCGCATCGGCGAAATCGTCAGCGGCGAAAAGGGCTGCACTGTGACAGGCAGCGTCGATACGTGGTCGGCGCGCGAGCCTTGGGAAGCCGTGCATCTTGGCTGA
- a CDS encoding heavy-metal-associated domain-containing protein: MIGLALLAGLGGAALVAQIEGDRGIPPIASNGDFEVRGIAVNVSGDNAEDARSNGWREAQRKGWEKLWASNGSGGAAPGLDDATLDSMVSAIVVENEQIGPRRYIATLGVIFDRARTGERLGMVGARARSAPVLVIPVLYQGGVATVFETRTPWQKAWAEYRTGNSAVDYVRPAGSGSDSLLLTAGQLDRRSRNWWRLILDEFGSADVIMPLARLERAYPGGPVHGTFTARYGPDNRFLGSFTLDAKSEADLPRMLEEAIGRLDRIYTQALADGQLRPDPTLSMVPDVDAKLIEQIIATQAPARAATTTTTGPQAEASAAPTTAAVTSNVTVQFATADAAAVDAGMAALRSISGVRSAVSTSIAIGGTSVMRVTYAGEIDALAAALRAQGWRVNAGSGVLSIRK; this comes from the coding sequence ATGATCGGGCTGGCCCTGCTCGCAGGGCTTGGGGGCGCCGCGCTCGTCGCCCAGATCGAAGGGGATCGCGGAATTCCGCCCATCGCCAGCAACGGCGATTTCGAAGTGCGTGGGATCGCGGTCAACGTCAGCGGCGATAATGCCGAAGACGCGCGCAGCAACGGCTGGCGCGAAGCACAGCGCAAGGGCTGGGAAAAGCTCTGGGCCAGCAACGGCAGCGGCGGCGCGGCTCCGGGGCTGGACGATGCCACGCTCGATTCGATGGTTTCGGCCATCGTCGTCGAAAACGAACAGATCGGCCCGCGCCGCTACATCGCCACCCTCGGCGTGATTTTCGACCGCGCACGGACCGGTGAGCGACTCGGCATGGTCGGCGCACGGGCGCGCTCGGCTCCGGTGCTGGTGATCCCCGTGCTCTATCAGGGCGGCGTCGCCACCGTATTCGAGACCCGCACCCCTTGGCAGAAGGCCTGGGCCGAATACCGCACCGGCAACAGCGCGGTCGATTATGTGCGCCCCGCAGGCTCCGGCTCCGATTCGCTGCTGCTCACTGCAGGCCAGCTCGATCGCCGCAGTCGCAACTGGTGGCGGCTGATTCTCGATGAATTTGGCTCGGCAGACGTGATCATGCCGCTGGCCCGGCTGGAGCGGGCCTATCCCGGCGGCCCCGTCCACGGCACGTTCACCGCGCGATACGGTCCGGACAACCGCTTTCTCGGGAGCTTTACGCTCGACGCAAAGAGCGAGGCTGACCTGCCGCGCATGCTCGAAGAGGCCATCGGCAGGCTAGACCGGATCTACACCCAGGCGCTCGCCGACGGCCAGTTGCGCCCCGACCCGACGCTCAGCATGGTGCCCGACGTCGATGCCAAGCTGATCGAACAGATCATCGCCACGCAGGCACCCGCGCGCGCCGCCACGACCACGACGACCGGCCCTCAGGCCGAAGCCAGTGCGGCGCCCACCACGGCTGCGGTCACCTCCAATGTGACCGTGCAGTTCGCCACTGCTGATGCGGCAGCGGTCGACGCAGGCATGGCGGCTTTGCGGAGCATTTCCGGGGTGCGCAGCGCGGTATCCACCTCGATTGCCATAGGCGGAACTTCGGTGATGCGCGTGACCTATGCGGGTGAGATCGACGCGCTCGCCGCGGCCCTGCGCGCGCAGGGCTGGCGCGTAAACGCCGGGTCCGGCGTGCTGTCGATCCGCAAGTAA
- a CDS encoding DUF2794 domain-containing protein: MSQVAFDRPELMRILDLYGRMVAAGMWRDYAMDFGKDAASFAAFKRTAERPSARIEKRPSLRGKQGMWALFGEAGQVLKRGHDLAGVLSPLERRLLKVVD; encoded by the coding sequence GTGTCTCAGGTCGCATTCGACCGACCCGAACTCATGCGCATCCTCGACCTTTACGGGCGCATGGTCGCCGCGGGCATGTGGCGCGATTACGCGATGGACTTTGGCAAGGACGCCGCCAGTTTCGCCGCATTCAAGCGCACTGCCGAGCGCCCTTCCGCCCGAATCGAGAAGCGCCCGTCACTGCGCGGCAAGCAGGGCATGTGGGCGCTGTTCGGCGAAGCGGGCCAGGTGCTCAAGCGCGGTCACGATCTGGCTGGCGTGCTCTCGCCGCTGGAACGACGCCTGTTGAAGGTGGTGGATTAG
- the ruvX gene encoding Holliday junction resolvase RuvX gives MITLSVLDMRDALPEGGMLLGLDTGTKTIGIAICDREWRFATAGTTIRRGKFMADKAKLQAMIAERGIKGLVVGLPLNMDGSESPRSQGARAMARNLEDIGLPILLWDERWTTQAAERMMIEQDFSRAKRAERIDSHAAALILQGAIDALAGSAF, from the coding sequence ATGATCACACTCTCGGTGCTCGACATGCGCGACGCGCTACCCGAAGGCGGAATGCTGCTGGGGCTGGATACGGGAACCAAGACCATCGGCATCGCCATCTGCGATCGCGAGTGGCGCTTTGCCACGGCGGGAACGACGATCCGGCGCGGCAAGTTCATGGCGGACAAGGCAAAACTTCAGGCGATGATCGCAGAACGCGGCATCAAGGGGCTTGTCGTCGGACTGCCGCTCAACATGGACGGCAGCGAAAGCCCGCGCTCGCAAGGCGCGCGGGCGATGGCACGCAACCTTGAGGATATCGGCCTGCCGATTCTGCTGTGGGACGAGCGCTGGACCACCCAGGCCGCCGAACGCATGATGATCGAACAGGACTTCAGCCGCGCCAAGCGCGCCGAACGGATCGATTCGCACGCGGCTGCGCTGATCCTCCAGGGCGCCATCGACGCGCTGGCGGGAAGTGCATTCTAA
- the epsC gene encoding serine O-acetyltransferase EpsC, with translation MLHGLVAYLDSIRSRDPAPRSRWEILLYPGLWAVGFHRVAHWLFEAELFFLARAVNHFSRFLTAIDIHPGAKIGKHLFIDHGFTVIGETCEIGDNVTIYQCVTLGGTNPANGVPGKRHPTLSDNAIIGSGAQILGPITVGPRARVGANAVVTDDVPEGATMVGLKARSTLVPAETWLKEFIPYGTPCKEPCEPNGGSRIDDLETEVAALKAQVAALIAAQTSDGGQTPAPTPTTAGRPRR, from the coding sequence ATGTTGCACGGCCTTGTCGCCTATCTGGACTCGATCCGCTCGCGCGATCCCGCGCCGCGTTCGCGCTGGGAAATCCTGCTCTATCCGGGCCTCTGGGCGGTCGGGTTCCACCGCGTCGCGCACTGGCTGTTTGAGGCTGAACTGTTCTTTCTCGCCCGCGCGGTGAACCATTTCTCGCGATTCCTGACCGCGATCGACATCCATCCCGGCGCAAAGATCGGCAAACACCTGTTCATCGACCACGGTTTCACCGTCATCGGTGAAACCTGCGAGATCGGCGACAACGTCACGATCTACCAGTGCGTGACCCTCGGTGGCACCAACCCCGCCAATGGCGTCCCCGGCAAGCGCCACCCGACGCTCAGCGACAATGCCATCATCGGCTCCGGTGCGCAGATCCTCGGGCCGATCACCGTCGGCCCGCGCGCACGCGTCGGTGCGAACGCGGTGGTCACCGACGATGTGCCTGAAGGCGCCACGATGGTTGGCCTCAAGGCGCGCTCGACGCTGGTCCCTGCCGAAACGTGGCTCAAGGAATTCATCCCCTACGGCACTCCCTGCAAGGAGCCGTGCGAACCGAATGGCGGCAGCCGGATCGACGATCTCGAAACCGAAGTGGCAGCGCTCAAGGCGCAAGTTGCTGCCCTGATCGCCGCGCAAACCAGTGACGGTGGCCAGACGCCCGCGCCCACGCCAACCACCGCCGGAAGGCCCCGCCGCTGA
- a CDS encoding DUF3089 domain-containing protein: MARKFLYFIVVLIVLVIAALLVLRIWSRELTNFAFVPRTAFEQLDPQPAGIYTSRKMWVSRPDFGSGDPAQWVPAGLADADQPGKGKAVVFFIHPTSYLAREFWNAPVDEPDSARRAEFFVRGMASPFNGQAQVWAPRYRQAAFGAFLTDKVEGQQALDAAYIDVRQAFDAFLKATPNDAPIILAGHSQGALHLMHLLKDRVAGTPLAARIVAAYPIGWPISVSHDLPAMGLPACNAPTQNGCVMTWASFAEPADPEILIDAYRSRPGLDGQRKGTDPVLCTNPLTGRLGGSAPAAANLGTLRPSEDLADGTIIVGAVPARCDDKTGLLMIGDAPDLGPFVLPGNNYHVYDIPLFWSNLRADVAQRTLAWEKSRAQ, translated from the coding sequence GTGGCTCGCAAGTTCCTCTATTTCATCGTTGTTCTGATCGTTCTGGTGATCGCGGCACTGCTGGTCCTGCGGATCTGGTCGCGCGAACTCACCAATTTCGCCTTCGTGCCCCGCACTGCTTTCGAGCAACTCGATCCGCAGCCCGCCGGCATCTATACCAGCCGCAAGATGTGGGTCTCACGTCCCGACTTCGGTAGTGGCGATCCGGCGCAGTGGGTGCCGGCTGGCCTTGCCGATGCGGACCAGCCCGGCAAAGGCAAGGCAGTGGTGTTCTTCATCCATCCCACATCCTATCTGGCACGGGAGTTCTGGAACGCACCGGTCGACGAGCCCGACAGCGCGCGCCGGGCGGAGTTCTTTGTGCGCGGGATGGCCTCTCCGTTCAACGGGCAGGCGCAAGTCTGGGCGCCGCGTTATCGCCAGGCAGCGTTCGGCGCGTTCCTGACCGACAAGGTGGAAGGCCAGCAGGCGCTCGACGCGGCCTATATCGACGTCAGGCAGGCGTTTGACGCCTTTCTGAAAGCCACGCCCAACGACGCGCCGATCATTCTCGCCGGGCACAGCCAGGGCGCGCTCCACCTGATGCACTTGCTCAAGGACCGTGTCGCAGGGACCCCGCTCGCCGCCCGGATCGTGGCCGCCTATCCGATCGGCTGGCCGATTTCGGTGAGCCATGATCTGCCGGCAATGGGCCTGCCTGCCTGCAACGCGCCGACGCAGAACGGCTGCGTGATGACGTGGGCGAGCTTTGCGGAACCCGCAGACCCTGAAATCCTGATCGACGCCTATCGCTCACGGCCCGGGCTGGATGGACAGCGCAAGGGAACCGACCCGGTTCTTTGCACCAATCCGCTGACCGGGCGCCTCGGCGGCAGTGCGCCCGCCGCTGCCAATCTTGGCACGCTGCGCCCTTCGGAGGATCTGGCCGATGGCACGATCATCGTCGGCGCCGTGCCTGCGCGGTGCGACGACAAGACCGGGCTGCTGATGATCGGTGACGCGCCCGACCTTGGCCCGTTCGTGCTGCCGGGCAACAATTACCACGTCTATGATATTCCGCTGTTCTGGTCGAACTTGCGCGCCGATGTGGCGCAGCGCACTCTCGCCTGGGAAAAGTCGCGGGCGCAATGA
- a CDS encoding HdaA/DnaA family protein: MSQIALPLVTARGAETVVLGPSLVPVIDALQSADRWPFRTAILTGPPRSGKSLLARWFAESGAGEAVDSADALPEDEVFHRWNRAQANGRPLLLVSNRAAGAWQITLPDLASRLGAALLIEIGAPDDELLAGLIAEHAARRGLVLGDQTVAYLLPRIERSHAGIELLIETLDRLSLERKSPVTISLVRDALAERSGEFQPRLL; the protein is encoded by the coding sequence ATGTCGCAAATCGCACTTCCGCTGGTGACGGCGCGCGGCGCCGAGACGGTGGTCCTCGGGCCGTCGCTCGTGCCTGTGATCGACGCGCTTCAATCGGCAGATCGCTGGCCTTTCCGCACCGCAATTCTCACAGGCCCTCCGCGTTCGGGCAAGAGCCTGCTCGCGCGGTGGTTCGCCGAAAGCGGGGCGGGCGAAGCGGTCGACAGTGCCGATGCCTTGCCCGAGGACGAGGTGTTCCACCGTTGGAACCGGGCACAGGCCAATGGTCGCCCGCTGCTGCTGGTCAGCAACCGCGCGGCCGGTGCATGGCAGATCACGCTGCCTGACCTTGCCTCGCGGCTCGGCGCGGCGTTGCTGATCGAGATTGGCGCGCCCGACGACGAACTGCTCGCAGGGCTGATTGCCGAACACGCCGCGCGGCGCGGGCTGGTTCTGGGTGATCAGACAGTCGCTTATCTTCTTCCGCGAATCGAGCGCAGCCATGCCGGAATCGAGTTGCTGATTGAAACTCTTGACCGTCTGTCCCTTGAGCGTAAATCACCCGTCACCATATCCCTGGTGCGCGACGCACTTGCCGAGCGTTCAGGGGAATTCCAGCCGCGCTTGCTTTAG
- the acpS gene encoding holo-ACP synthase, which translates to MIIGMGSDLCNIERIQKSLDRFGQRFVDRVFTEVEKAKAERRPFTKAGTLAKRFAAKEAYSKAVGTGFKAGVFMKDIGVVNAKSGAPTLALTGGAAARLAAITPEGHEAVVHLTLTDDHPWAQAFVVIEARPLAGNGAA; encoded by the coding sequence GTGATCATCGGAATGGGTTCCGACCTCTGCAACATCGAGCGCATCCAGAAGTCGCTCGACCGGTTCGGTCAGCGCTTTGTCGACCGCGTGTTCACCGAAGTGGAGAAGGCCAAGGCCGAGCGGCGACCGTTCACCAAAGCGGGCACACTGGCCAAGCGCTTTGCTGCCAAGGAAGCCTATTCCAAGGCGGTCGGAACCGGGTTCAAGGCAGGTGTGTTCATGAAGGACATCGGCGTGGTCAACGCAAAGTCGGGCGCACCGACGCTGGCCTTGACCGGCGGTGCGGCGGCACGGCTGGCGGCGATTACGCCAGAGGGCCATGAAGCCGTGGTCCACCTGACGCTTACCGACGATCATCCCTGGGCGCAGGCCTTTGTGGTGATCGAGGCCCGACCTCTTGCCGGAAATGGCGCAGCTTGA